In the Populus nigra chromosome 2, ddPopNigr1.1, whole genome shotgun sequence genome, atcatCAATGGTTGAAAGCTGAAACATGTCTGTTTAAATGGATTTCATGTCTGAACTAAAtaccccaatttttttttcatgttttgatgaaTTTCATTCTGCAATTGGTGTCTTTTCCATGTTTGATATATTGTTTCTACtggagaaaaaggaaagaaagagtcACTGGAATTATTATGCCTTTTGGACCGCAacttaattttatcttcattttttgtcATTCCTTGGATGGCTAGCAAAGTGCAATTCCAACTCAGTTTATTTAACATGGTTTGCTGTGTAACGCAGGACTAATTTGATGAAGCTTCGTTCAGATTATAAGGATGCATTTGTTGAAAAACATGGAGTGAAGTTTGGATTTATGTCAGGATTTGTCAAGGTACATAAAATGCCAATTGTATAAAATACCAAATTCATGTATATTATGATGGATTGATGATGTTAGACTGCTACTGTATGATGTGTTTCTGACCGTTACTTTTACAGGCTGCTGTTAGTGCACTTCAGTATCAGCCAGTTGTCAATGCTGTAATTGATGGAGATGATATCATATACAGAGACTACATTGATATAAGCATTGCCGTTGGCACTCCGAAGGTACATAAATATTCGTTTGATCTATATTCAGTTATtgacttttgtttattttatgtggGCTTTTGATGGGGAAATAATCTGCTAAACCACGAGCTCATTAGCATTTTGTATGTTGCTGAAAgatgggaaaaaaattgaatggtaaGTATCAACCTCTTCTATCAATGGTATTCCAGAGGTGACACCCTGTTTGCTCGGGTTTGGATTTCCAACTTGGAGGTCCAGGTTCAAATCTAACCCTCATTTGTGTAGCTCAAAATCTAACATACCTTCTAATGTACCAATAAAAAGCCCTATGATGCTTTCGATTTCTCAATTATACTGgtggtttttgttatttcattttatatacTCGTTATCACTGTCAGAATCTAATGAATTCATCCTGGAATAGTTTAGGAATTTTATAGGTAATTGGATATGCAGATGATAGAAATGCTTTATAGGTAGCAATCTTAATATCATTTCAGCGATGGTAGGCAATAGGTAAGACTGTTGAAAATTTAAGACACTTTCAGATTTAGCAATTTGTCAACTTTGGAAAACTGAAAGAGGCCTGTCCTTGTGGCCATTAGACCTCGTATCTAATGCTGCCTTGCTGCGAGACAACAAAATAGTTTGATTGTTTTCTTAGATCTGTTGGAAATACATGCTGCTTTAGTTCTTGCTCTGCTTCTTCCATTGACTTAAATGTTGTGTTTTCTACTGCCTGGATTTAATGCATATATATCACGGCATCAATTTATTTGGTGATATCATTTGACAGGTGCACTTATTTTGTATAGAGCTTGACTGGATTGGATTATGACTTCATAGCTctaaataaaattgttagagaagaaaagttcaaaatgaattgattaaaacattaaaaagaagtGATTCAGGGTATTGAAATGCCAAGTTCTCACTGTTctggttgagtttttttttctattttttttttcaatgagacTTGATAAGTTGTGTAGGCAAGTCCATTGCACAAGGCTTGCTCTTCTACCCATTAACAGCTTGCACCCATAATAAAGTTTTGCATCATTTAGTGAGATGAAATGGTCTCttcaaataatacaaattaagCATTATTATCTTGATTGATCACCTGCTTCGGGACagcagaaaatgaaagaaacacCTAACCATATCTCACCTCCTCCCAAATGAAGGGCCTTGTTGTTCCTGTTATCCGCAATTCTGATCAAATGAACTTTGCTGAGATAGAGAAGAACATCAACACTCTAGCTAAGAAAGCAACTGCTGGTACCATATCAATTGACGAGATGGCTGGAGGTACTTTCACAATATCTAATGGCGGGGTTTATGGAAGCCTTTTGAGCATGCCAATTATCAACCCTCCTCAGGTATTGCTCCATACAAAGTACAAACAACACCTTTTGGTTTTGTTCCttgatggggaaaaaaaatcctcttTAACTTGATTTCCCTCCTCCATGCAGTCTGCTATTTTGGGCATGCACTCCATAGTCACCCGGCCAATGGTTGTTGGGGGCAACATAGTCCCAAGGCCAATGATGTACATTGCATTGACATATGATCATCGACTGATAGATGGAAGGGAGGCTGTTTATTTCTTACGCCGCATCAAAGATGTTGTGGAGGACCCTCGTAGGCTTCTTCTTGATGTATGAGAAGCCGCATTTggtatagttttattttttatatacgaATAAGTTTCTAAGATGGAACTTTATAGGGAGTCTACGGATCTGTCACTTCTGCaagttctttctttgttttttggttttttggcgTTACGCAAGTTCTTCAATTGCTGGATCCATACTGTGTCCCAACAAGAGGCCTTACTGCATTTACTTTTATTGGTGTGCGTGGTGGATAAATGCTACGTTGCTGGGAACTTTCTTCAGTATCTTGTGAAgcctttgaattttataatttattgtagAGATTGTTCTATAAATTTCGCGCGAACAGACACACTGAGGAGGAAAACACCCAATAAGGCATCTTATAATCTTTCCAGACCAGGTAGAATTTAGCCAAGAGCAGCTCAGTCTGCAGTATGCttatctaaaattttcacaattcAAACCTCGTATACTGGAACAGTCAGCACTTGCTATAGATACCGCTCCGTGTTTTTGTAAAActtcgattttttttcttcgaatTAGTCTTTTTTTCTGTTCATCTTCCTGTGAAAGCAATTGTTTTGGAAACATTTATCATTCTATACCTGATATTTGtacatattcttttattattattattgaaaatggACATTCTGAACCCTTTAACTTTCGATATCATGAATTATAGCTCAACATTCTGAAACAGAAGCTGTTGAAGAGCTGTTATCCCATTAAAAGGGTTTCATACATCTGTCTTCTAAATCACAGCTGAACGTTCTGAAACATAAGCTGTTTGCTTGAACGGTGATTTTTTGTGGAAGCTCTAGCATAAATTCCTTGTACTCGGTGATTCTTGTGGATGATCTCTGGATcgtgaaattttgttttttggcgGTTTAGTGAGATCTAGGTGAGCTAGCGGCTTGGAGAGGTTCATCATCTTATGAACTCAGGCCTGGAGTTTATGAAACAGGAGACCAGGGAAGCAATCGTGCTTCATTTCGCTTGTGAACGCTGCTACAGTTAAATTTGTCAAATCGTTCAAAAACTGATCTAATTGTtcaacaaaaaagagagaacaagaAGTTCATCATCACCAGATCATGTGATTGTATAAAGGTTCTTCATGAGGACATTATACCTCTGTTGAATGCGCAGACAATAAAGACACAACGAGTTACAAATCAAGCCGGAAAGAAGGGGAGAATTCAATGCTACTAGTTTGATAATTTTGGTTTCAACTGTGTGGTTTGATTGTCAAGATTCAAACTCAAAATGGTTGTGAGTTATATTATGAGATGGATTGCCCATAGAAGGAGCATCTAAAGGTCATTTTGATGGGTGATggtgttgaagaagaagaaattgcacATGTTAGACCAATGCACATCTTGAATCGCTAAGTCGAGGGAAAAACCTAGCCTTACTGAAGAGAATTTGGTATGGCTTGAACCCTTGGAAGAACGTAGAATTGGGTGCTTTAAACACCATGACATGTCGAATATGAAAAGACTAGGGTATAGAGAAACAGAGATGAAAGACTAATATTGACGAATTGATAACATTAATAGTCTTGTCGGGTTGAGAAATCATACAAGTAATAACCCAAGAAATTCAGATCACTTACAATGGGGTTAGAAAGGAAAGCTTCATGACCAAGCAGAAGATGAAAGAACTGTTAAGGAAACTTGCAACATAGCTAGCAAGCTAGTGGTAGGGAGAGTCAGGTTCTATATCTTCAAGGATCTAACATAGACGTGATTTCTCTAAAGATACTTAGATTTAagtaactataattttttaatagtagaACCAAGTATGTTCTTAGAAAAGGTAAGAgtaatatacaaataaaaagaagattagcactctatttttacttaaaaatacatataggAGGAGGAGTTATCAAATATGACTGAGCAATATGGAAACTAGAGAACATATATTGTATAATGAACATATGAAAAATCGACAGGAGTACCTATAAGATTCAATGAAGTACTAACACATGAAGAATAAGATAAGAGGTGTGCCATAAGGTTGTTTGACATGACAAATACAATTAGAAAATTTGTTCACAATGATGCTCGTAGCAAAGATTGTTAAAGATATGTATAACTTGAAGTCTCTTATTATAATAACTCtaatttttactcttttttttcacgatacattaaaaattttcaggtaaattttttttatataagttccACCAAAACCAAATTCTGATTGGGATgagatttttaacaaaaataggaaaacatattaatagattTCATGCAAAATTACATCCTGATTCGATGATTGAACTGAGAGCTCTgctttctaatgtaaaattggtTAGTTCATGAATTTTCGTCAACaatccagatttttttttcaatcttcacataaaatcatatcaattattcTTCTAAACCTTTaaagtctttttattattttggaatatattcattttaaaattttcatcattatttatttatcggaCTTATTACCGTTTCAAAGTAACATCACTGATTTTTAATCGGTGCTTGCACCTTCGGTCCTGCCCTTTTCATTacactattttttattacaatttattcttttttacctCACTTATTCCTTAGAAACATCTTATCattttcctcattattttatccatcaaaacatATCACTAGTTTCTCTGTtcttatgaattctaaatcaaaattcattttatgaagactatttctttcattatatatcattatttatcttttattttttatcttggttTCTATCACTCATTAAAATCATACCACTTTCAGTCTTATGTTTcaataaaagtttatataaccgtatatttaaattatagatttctTAAGTTTCACACTTATGCTCTCAATGAAGAAAATAGTGAAGATCTTTCCAATGTATTTAAGGATATAAAGATGATCTATTTCACAAAGACTTGGTTGAGGAGGTATGATCGCCtagtaaaaaaagatgaaaaagactTGCCCAAGATATGAGAAAAGAGGAGGAGCATGCAACGCCGTCATTGTCAACGAACAACGGTAAGAACAGAAGGATTTAGGTTTCAGATCCTATCCTAGTAAATATAATAGAGAGTCCgggttcaaaattcaaaaaatagaaCATTTGAAGCAGAATTTGTATATAATggctttgccttttcttttggaaCCACCTCTTTTCAGCTTCTGTTAGTTTTCCCACAGCCTTTCAAGATTTGAATGCAGTTCTATCCTTAGGTGGCGAACAAAAATCGCAAATCTGCCTCCGTTAATTTTCCCAGGGCCTCTGAAGAACCTCCCACGGTCCTGCAAAAGGCATCATAAAGAAGATTTAGCTGCACAACAGGTGGAAACCTGTCAATTAGAGGGGGGATACAAGACAAATCAAACTCACCCTTCAAACACTAGCTCCTTCTTTTCTTGCAGCTGCAAAATCCTCTCCTCAACGGTATTCTCGATGACAAATCTCACAATCCTACAAGTGCAAAGACAATGTAAGCCCAATTAAGGGGAAATTATACAGATCAGTCGCCAGGTTCAGCTTAACCAACAACCTAAACTAGGGACAGGGTCATTCAGACATCAATTCGAAAAGATGATCAAAGGTTTAACTTCTACGTCACAATTGCGCCCCGATGGACTACCAATTTAATTATGGAACCTTCACATTCTACAAGATTATAGTTTCGTCAACCCAAAGTTAGTTAGAGACTCACTCCCACTAAAGATTTTTAGCACACAGTTGCGTCAAGCTCAACTACGTGTATTCTTTTTTGAGACTTGAACTGAACAAAAGGATCACCTAGAGTATAAAGTCCCCGCCATTTACCTTTAGCAGCTCACAACTTTGGCTTTGCAGTTCTTGTGGCAAAATTCATCGAGGTCAGAAGTGCTATCAAACATAGCCAAGTCAAGGAAAACATTACCCTACTAGGAAAGTCAGTCAATTCTTGACATACCACTTCGGGTATGGAAAAGATTTGTATACAAACATATTCTACAAAACTGATTGCAAAAAAATGTGAAAAGCATCTACAGAAACATTAATTGAATGGACTGGCCTGAGAGAACACTATCATTAGTTAATAGAAATTTTGTACATATCCAACTCATGGACTTGTAGCATTCTTGTGCCAGCTACCTTTTAAAAGAAGTGTCAGTGAGAAAGAGTCTGTTTGGCATgatttgtgaaaaataatttcatgacATAATTGAAAAGTTGTTTTCATAAATTACTAGTGGCAAAATAAGTCAAGTTAAAAGTATGTtagataaaaagttaaaaatcttGTCTCgattaaaacaaaatcttgtctcgattttgtgagaaaaaaattacgagtcaaaagttaaaaataacttatttatgacttttctttgagtattatttttatatatataaaaaaaaactaaaatcaatttgtaaaatCATACCAAACAGTACCTAAATACAATCTAATTTCCCCCCCACCAATAAGCCCGCTTTGACAAATAATTGCAGAGCCTGTTTTTGgcaacacatgaaaaaaattacccCGTCAGTTACTCTAAACAATTATGAATGTTATTGAAAGATAGAAAGATGAAACCCTAATGCATCCGCCCGAAGAGTtcggaaaaacaaaagaaagaaggcCATATAAATAGGGAACCTATAGATTTCAGCCCTTGAGTCTAATTTTTTCTGTTTAGAAAAAAACCCAGAAGCCTGAACTGGTTAGATGGCCAGTTCATTGTTACAACTAACCAACCTGACTGTTATAGCAATGATCTAGCATCTTATTATAGGATCTCAGAATAGTGGGTTAAAGTAGGACCTTATTGGTTTATACTGCCCAATACGATGGATTCTATCTTGTGCTTGCCGCTCCACTGCTGGGTTCCACCAAGGATCCATCAAGAAAACCTATACATTCCACCACGTGTAGGTATTGATCAATATATAAACAGACTAAACAAGAAGGTACATGCATTGAAAAAGGAATCAAATATATGCTGCCACAATAAAAATTGGaacaagaaataaaactaaaagacaaGGCTCGTGTGACAAGGACTTGCATTGACATGTAACAAAATTCTATCACAAACCTTAAGCATCTACTGCAAACCAAATACATCTGACTAAATTTTAGCCGCTAAGAAAGGCATGAACGAAATCACAAGTCACACCTTTCACATGCCttgtgtttttataaattaggtAACAAGCATCAGAGGAAATGGaataacaagagaaaagaggagAATCACTCACATGTGATGCAACTGTCAGATTGAGGGCAACACCTCCAGCTTTCAAACTCATCAAGAAAATCTTGCAATCAGGATCCTCCGCAAATCTTTTAATAGCAGCATCTCTGGCAGCCAAAGACATGCTTCCCACCAACTGAACACAGCTAATGCCAGACTGCATTAAGTTTGTCTCATTAAATAGTCCTTCTCTTTTCAAGTATAACTGAAGATagaattaaaaatcttaatttaccTTATGGAGAGAGTAATGTATGAGATCCAAAAACGAAGTGAACTGGCTGAAAACAATTCCTTTTGCAGAACCATCTCTTTCAGCCATAAATCTAATTTCTTCCCTCTATAACCATACAAACTACTCAGTATGACCAAACATATATTGGATAATTGCAGACAATAATCacataaaatgttaaaacaTGCAAACAAAAACAAGCACACTTGGAGAGCTCAGTACAACTGACACAAAATTTAACCTACaaaatactttttttgtttcctgGATTAGGGAGCCTAACCAGCACATTAACTCttatataaagatttttaacTCGATAATAGTTTTCTTCATTAGCCATTTTATTCTAGAAGTgtatcataaatatatataaatccttTCAAGCCATGGTGAATGGAGATATAATCCCCACACTAAAAAGCAGGTTCATCTATGATTATAAAGGATAGAAATAAATGTAGCAATTCCATAAGCACGTACCAAAGCTTCTATCTTTGTGCTTGTCTGAAAATCATCCAACTGTACTCTGTTCAGAATACTACCAGATCTAAACCCCTTAATGGTTGTTTTAGCAGTCTGATCTCCAGCATCCACATTTCCAGTGAAATCAACAGTGAGTGATTTGGAACAGACAGGGCAAGAGACTTCTCCAAAGGAAGCAGAGAAATCAAGCAAACAAGTCTTACAAAAACCATGGGCACATGAGGTAACCTGAAATGATAAGGATAACGTTACAGAAAGAAATTCAATTGAAGACCATATTGCAGATTCTATTTGTTAGATTCAGGCAAAACCAAGTGTTGCATAGATGCTATGAAGGTGTGGTCTTCTAGGAAACAAATGCATTTAAAAGGAGACTTGAATATGAAATCACCTTTTCTCCTTTACTGTATTGAGAATCAAAGAACAATATTTACCATTTTAAATGATCAACCTATTAACCATTAGCGGAGATCATCGAATGTTGGAAGCACAATGGAACTGGTAATTAATTCTTGAATGAGTAGGTAACTGAGGTGAACTATAGAAAATTGTCGAGGAAGTAAATATGAAGATTTAACAATCAAGCAGAGCAGAAATCCAGAGTGTAGGGATCATGAACAGCATATTCCAAATTCTACATTAAATTTTACATTCTCATGCAtgttaaattttcttatattcTAAATGACCAAGGACATGTCTATCATTTTAATATCTAGGTATCAgatccatataaaaaaacaaaaaacaaaaaaaaaaaacaagggaagaTTGACAATTGTTAactcataaatatttaattaatttaccacCAAGAATGAATTTTATACATGTCATCAATATAGCATAAATAACAGGGAAATAGCTATTTCAGGGGGCCCTCACTTCATGATGGCAGGATCTTGTGCAAATAATACCAGTTCATGTTTTGCAGATGTGGGAAAATAGTTGCCGTGCTCTGCCTGAATGTTACTAGTGTTCTAAACTTGCAGAGGATTTCATATATTTGGCTTTTTAGGACAGTTCAAACTTATTATATATAGATGTTAATTTAGATCACACCAGCAAAAATTTGAGTTGACATAAACTACTAATGCACAAAACTGAAATGCATTTCTTTGCACTtttagaaaagataaatatctgAAGAAAAGATGAGcacaagaacagaaaagataactgaCCACAGGATCTTCTGCTGGTTCATGACAAATACCACAAGCATTTTTGGCAGAATCAAGATCAACCATGTTTCCACCTTTTAGTGCTGAAGTTTTAGAATATACCACAAGGTAAGGATGATCAACTGCCTGTAATTTTGCagacaagaaacaagaaaatcagCAAAAAGAGTTTTCCTTCAGGGCTAACCGATCAGAAGAcacaagtttttatttgttaaaaccTAAAACAAGAATAACAGCAAGCAGAACgcattttttggatttaattccTTGGTAAAACTGTCAGGAACTCTAAATAtataactcaatattgaataaccaaatgagaaaaatgatacCTCTGGAAATGTACTTCCAATACATAGTTTTAGAACTTCTAAAATCAAAAGCTAATCTTCTACAAGCAATGGAAAATGTAGAAGAAATCCAATGaatatattaatcaaatttgaattaataattaaaaaatcccaTTCACAACACTCTTGACATGAAGGGTGAAAGTTCATCTATATGTTCTTTCAATACAATACAAATGATCGATATAACTCCTTGCAAGCACCCATTAGTTTAATATTTCAGCCATGCtgagataaaatcaaaattcgAAAATGAAACTTCACGGGCTAAAATTAaggtttctctctctttatataaaACTGAGATTCGGAGAAATAAAATCCACTTTTCAAGCTGTAACTTAATACTTGTTTCATAACAGAAAGTAACTAGTTATGTTACTGCAGAGCATCGTTGAAACTCAAAATGACTGCTCGCAAGCACAAGTATTTCCAATATCCATTAAATAATATACTTGTACCATCTCatgaacaattcaaaaaactttcacataatattttaattgcagCAAACAATTCACAGGTAAATAGCACTTCATCACAGAAAGCCACGATACTGCAGTCAATGGATAAAATTTTCACAatggttaatgatttttttacctgCCGCAAGCGTGTCAGGAGGTCAAATATATGGGCATAATTATTCATCAGAGTTCCCGCCTCAACATATCTGTGAAGAACAGGAAAGGGGAAGTCGCATTGTGTAAGTATCTGTGATAACATATACACATTACATTTACATGTAATTCTATTAGCAacagacaattaaaaaaaccaaataactCAAAAGTAGTTGGGTAATGATATGAGGAGCATTCTAGAAGAAATTGCATTGATCATACAAAAATGAAAGCAGAAAAGGAAGAAGTCAACATACGTATTAAATTGTGCCTGACTTTCATTATACAATGATTCATAATAATCTTCTTCTCTAACATCCAGGATATCTCGCCTCAATATAACCTGGAGAAGAGAGGAAGCTAAGATTAATATCAAAGGTTTTTGATCAGTTAATAAAGTTGCTGTCTAGCAGTGTAGAAGGAAAACTCACAATTCTAGGAGGAAGAGCAAGATCAGAAGCCCTCCCTTTTTTTGTGCGTCTTAGCACTATGTTCTTCAAGACTTTGTGTTTGAGCAATATCATCGCTCTTCGTCCATAATCAGCATTTCCATGCTTTTGTATTGGGTTAGAAACATactaagaaagaaaagaagtatataagaataaaaaattgctTCAGTAATAGATACCcacaaaatattataataaaaaaattgacaagtgATAGTCTGCAACACTCACTTTATTCCACCAACAAAAATGCCTCACAGAACTATGAGGGCAACTAGAACATTGTGTCGATGACCTACAAAGTGGTATTGggtttagcaaaaaaaaaaaaaaacaattaagtgtCTCTAAATATTAATTACCCCAGAAAGGCTATAGATAGAAAAAATGTAAAAGTAAAATAGTGAGAGAACCTTGAATTGGTACAAGCAACTAACTTCACAACCAGTAATTCTAAGTAGAAATTTGTTGTCAAACAGAgaacaaagaagagaaaaatatacattgagaaaaaaacacCTCTCCAGAAAGGCTTAAGAAGTTCTAGTACTAATTTTGCATtatccataaaaataaatgattaaaaaaaacttaggttGCTCAATAGAAAGGAATACACCAAAAACTTATTTACCTTAATCATAAATAAGGTCAGttagataacaaaaaaaacaagcttGAATCTTAAACCATACCCATAATCAAGAGTTCTGCAATCACAATCCTTACACAAGTAATATGAGTATGGAACTATTTGCAGGAAGCGTACCTGCAATGACAGAACTCCAAACGCATAAGATGACACAATTCTACATGATTAGAGTTATTTGGTTTGAAGTGCACGGTGAACTTACCAGAGAGTAAAGTTCACCAACGCGGTTTTGGAGGGGAGTGCCACTCAGAGCCCATTTGTATGAAGAGTCTAAGGCAAAAACAGCTTTTGCTGTATTACAACGTCTATCTTTTATAAAATGGGCCTATGTTGGGCATGAAGGGGAAAAGGTATGCTTCAGAAAGTAATAAGCGCACAAATGatggaaatgaaaaacaaaatatttagagaaaaacaaaagttggTGAGGGCTGAGACATAGAAAGCatgtactttttttattatttcacaataaaaataatgagacaATGCACATAAGAATGGAATTTATGGGAACAGCAAAGCAGAAAATAATGGGAAAGCGACATTTCATGCACTAAGgataattaaaagtttgttgatTGTTTCACTCGAAGTAAAAGAACAAATTGTCATAGAAAGGGGGCTAAGGATAATTAACTTGTTGGGTAAGAAAAGATTTTCTTAGCAAAGTTTCAAATGAAATTCAAGAATCTACTTGAAACCCATAACAAACTGAAAACTCCTAAAGAAGCTTGAGGTCGTTAGTTTGGTACCCAAATTTGTTAAGAGAATGGCTCCAAAAGTAAAGGAAACTTAAATGGTTACCATCACACAAAGGAGAGATGAACAAGGACAAAGAAAGCTATGGAAAATGTCATAAAACCTGGTACAAATTGTCTGTCTCCCATGTTATTTTGGTCTTGAATTTACAATGCATCAAAGGGGGGCAAATTTATAAGGAAGCAGACATAATTACCCCCAGGCACATTTATGCACGCCAACTCACCTCATCCAAAATGATGCGCTCCCACTTCAACGAGTGCAAaagtgatttctctttttgcaATCCTAGTTCAACTTCTGAAAGCTCCATAGGATGACTCTTATCTTTATCAGATTCTGTTTTCTGCTTTGATGCTGATGGTACAGTTTTCAGCTTTTTCTTAGCTTGCTTAGATTGCTTTGCTGTTCTATTAGCATCAGGCccacaaaaatattttaggtgAACTGTAAGCTTCTTTTCATAAAAGGAGTTCCCACAATACACACATTTCTTCTTGGGAGGCATCATGTATTTTCTGAATTCAGACTCAATAATAGAGTATGTTGTTATGACAAAATCGTAATCATGGAACAGTTTAGAACTCTTTTCTCTATTAGCCCCATGATAAACCAGAACCTTGGTGCTTCCTTTTGTAGTATACCGGTCGATCTCATTTACCCACTGAGTTACAGCAACCACCGGACAGACTACAAGGGTGGCTTTGATTCCAGC is a window encoding:
- the LOC133682495 gene encoding DNA repair protein RAD16 isoform X1, which produces MELRSRRRLSGLSINGDGEHGESGSCNEEDGNNYIGGGGGGGGDGSDDEFYVLSSDSDDNSFGEMTEDMGDLLLNHQAKATIGVHDWQGPINEQQPAEQSTASQKKKYYKTNKRRKKRSGELLMWEVWEEGHDKWINENLTEDVDFDHNRGLEAKTAEAPSDLIMPLLRFQKEWLAWALEQEESSTRGGILADEMGMGKTIQAIALVLAKRELHQNLFEFNGPSPSSGSSSDLAGIKATLVVCPVVAVTQWVNEIDRYTTKGSTKVLVYHGANREKSSKLFHDYDFVITTYSIIESEFRKYMMPPKKKCVYCGNSFYEKKLTVHLKYFCGPDANRTAKQSKQAKKKLKTVPSASKQKTESDKDKSHPMELSEVELGLQKEKSLLHSLKWERIILDEAHFIKDRRCNTAKAVFALDSSYKWALSGTPLQNRVGELYSLVRFLQIVPYSYYLCKDCDCRTLDYGSSTQCSSCPHSSVRHFCWWNKYVSNPIQKHGNADYGRRAMILLKHKVLKNIVLRRTKKGRASDLALPPRIVILRRDILDVREEDYYESLYNESQAQFNTYVEAGTLMNNYAHIFDLLTRLRQAVDHPYLVVYSKTSALKGGNMVDLDSAKNACGICHEPAEDPVVTSCAHGFCKTCLLDFSASFGEVSCPVCSKSLTVDFTGNVDAGDQTAKTTIKGFRSGSILNRVQLDDFQTSTKIEALREEIRFMAERDGSAKGIVFSQFTSFLDLIHYSLHKSGISCVQLVGSMSLAARDAAIKRFAEDPDCKIFLMSLKAGGVALNLTVASHVFLMDPWWNPAVERQAQDRIHRIGQYKPIRIVRFVIENTVEERILQLQEKKELVFEGTVGGSSEALGKLTEADLRFLFAT
- the LOC133682495 gene encoding DNA repair protein RAD16 isoform X2, with product MELRSRRRLSGLSINGDGEHGESGSCNEEDGNNYIGGGGGGGGDGSDDEFYVLSSDSDDNSFGEMTEDMGDLLLNHQAKATIGVHDWQGPINEQQPAEQSTASQKKKYYKTNKRRKKRSGELLMWEVWEEGHDKWINENLTEDVDFDHNRGLEAKTAEAPSDLIMPLLRFQKEWLAWALEQEESSTRGGILADEMGMGKTIQAIALVLAKRELHQNLFEFNGPSPSSGSSSDLAGIKATLVVCPVVAVTQWVNEIDRYTTKGSTKVLVYHGANREKSSKLFHDYDFVITTYSIIESEFRKYMMPPKKKCVYCGNSFYEKKLTVHLKYFCGPDANRTAKQSKQAKKKLKTVPSASKQKTESDKDKSHPMELSEVELGLQKEKSLLHSLKWERIILDEAHFIKDRRCNTAKAVFALDSSYKWALSGTPLQNRVGELYSLVRFLQIVPYSYYLCKDCDCRTLDYGSSTQCSSCPHSSVRHFCWWNKYVSNPIQKHGNADYGRRAMILLKHKVLKNIVLRRTKKGRASDLALPPRIVILRRDILDVREEDYYESLYNESQAQFNTYVEAGTLMNNYAHIFDLLTRLRQAVDHPYLVVYSKTSALKGGNMVDLDSAKNACGICHEPAEDPVVTSCAHGFCKTCLLDFSASFGEVSCPVCSKSLTVDFTGNVDAGDQTAKTTIKGFRSGSILNRVQLDDFQTSTKIEALREEIRFMAERDGSAKGIVFSQFTSFLDLIHYSLHKLVGSMSLAARDAAIKRFAEDPDCKIFLMSLKAGGVALNLTVASHVFLMDPWWNPAVERQAQDRIHRIGQYKPIRIVRFVIENTVEERILQLQEKKELVFEGTVGGSSEALGKLTEADLRFLFAT